From the genome of Gloeocapsa sp. PCC 73106:
AAGCTAAAAGAAGCGATGACAGAACTTGGCTTAAAGACGTCTCATCTATTCCTTTACAGCAATCTTTAAAAGACCTAGATACAGCTTTTCAGAACTTCTTTTCTTCCTGTAATGGAACCAGAAAAGGACCAAAACTCAAACACCCAAAGTTTAAGAAAAGAAAATCAGCTCAATCAGCTAGATTCACTAAAAGCGGATTTAAGTTTAAAGAAAACAAAATCTATTTAGCCAAAATAGGCTATTTAAAGTGTATTTGGTCTAGACATCTCCCCTCTGTTCCAACCAGCGTCACCTTAATTAAAGATGCAGCAGACAGATATTTCTTAAGCTGTGTGGTAGAAATTAATCCCGTCAAGCTACCAGAAAACACCGAATCAGTAGGGATAGACTTGGGAATACTCGACTTTGCCACCCTCAGCAATGGAGAGAAAATTAAAGCACCAAAACCCTTAAAAGCAAGATTAAGGAAACTGAAAAAGCTCCAAAGGAAGTTAAGCAAAAAGCAAAAAGGAAGCAACAGAAGAGAGCGCGCTAGGAAAAGAGTAGCCAAGCTACACGCCAAAATCAAAGATGTTAGGACAGACTTTCTGCACAAGTTTTCTACTAAACTAATTCGTGAAAATCAAACAGTAGTCCTAGAAGATTTAAACACCGCAGGAATGGTTAAAAACAGAAAGCTTTCTAGAGCTATATCTGACCTAGGTTGGAGAGCTTTTAGACAGATGCTTGAAGCGAAAGCCGAGATGTATGGGCGAGACTTTAGAGTCATTAGTAGATGGGAACCAACCAGTCAAAGGTGTTCAAATTGTGGGGAGATTGGCGGAAAGAAAGAACTATCAGTAAGAGAATGGACTTGTCTGTATTGTGGTGCGCACCACGATAGAGATGTTAATGCAGCAATAAATATAAAAGTCGCCGGGGGACACTTGGAGACTCTAAACGGACGTGGAGGGAAGCGTAAGACCAAGGCAAATTTGGCAGCACCTGATGAAGCGTCAACCACCTTTAAACCTGTTCAATTGAGCTTGTTCTAAAGGAATCTCCGTACCTTCAGGTCGGGGAGGATGTCAATTAGTTAGCGAGGCAATAATCGAATCAGGTTCTATTTGAGCTAGAATATCTTGGATAACTGTACTTGGTCCCAAAGGTCCCCAACTGCAACCTTGTTGTAAATAAGCTTGAGTCGCTTTCCCCACGATATAGCTACCATAACCCGCGATCGCAGCTTGAGTTAAAGCCGTACCCGTATAAATCGTAAAATCTGTCGGATTAGTCCAAGCGCTAATTTTACTCACACCCAATACCGTACTAGTGATAATTTCCCCCAATAATAACCCTCCTGTGCTAGTGAAGATCGTCTTCCAGAGTTTACCCGTTTCGTAATTAGTAATAGGGAGACCGTAGAGACGAGCTAGAGAACGAATTAACACTAAATCCGCGAGGGTACCTCCGAGGACATCTAAAAAGGGAACAGGATTAATAGCCACACCCAAAGCCTTATACTTGGCGTAATTGCCAATTATCGTCTCGGCTTCGCTTTGACGTATCTCCAGGGTTTTAGTAGCGATGTTGATTTCTGCTTCCCTAGCTTGAAATAGAGCGTTGAGAGCGAGAAGCGATCGCCCTTGTTGGTTCAATATTGCTAAAATCTTCTCTCTGAGTTCGCTAATTTGGACAGGTGGCGTTTCCCAATCCTGAGTAATCCTACCATCGGGCCATTCTACTCTTACCGGTATAGGTTGAGGTTCAGCCGCTACTCTAACTATGGCATCGGGTACGACACTCCCCAACTGCTGTAACTGAGCTAAAATACTCTCCTGGTCTTGTTCTGGGTACAAATCAATCTTATTAAATACCAAGATTAGAGGTTTTTGCGCCCTGCGTAACTCAGACAAAGCTTGATACTCCGTACGAGTAATATCACCCGCTACCACAAACAAGATTAAATCCGCTTCTGACGCTACTTCCCTAGCCATATCAGCCCTGGCTTCTCCCGCGATCTCGTCTAGTCCGGGGGTATCGATTAATTCTACCTGTACTTTACCCGAGCTTGGTGTCCAGCGTACCGATTTAGGCCATTGAGTAACACCATGAAGAGGACCAGTGGCTAGGATTTTTTGTCCTACTAGAGCGTTGACTACTGCGGATTTACCCCGACTAACTAGACCAAAAGTAGCGATTTTAATTAATGTTTGGTCCAACTTATCTAGGGAAAATTTTAAGGTCTGCAAATCTTCTCGTACCGCGGCTTGTAATTGGGCGTTGGGTGGATAGTTCCAGTGACGACGAAAACTAGAATACCAAGATAGTGCTTGTTGGAGACTAGCACGAGCTTGATTGAGATGATTTTCTCCTGGATTAGTCATGAGGCAGACTCGGTATTTTTACTGTATAATGGTAATTTGACTTAAACTTAGCGATTTTGGCAAAAGAAATCAGAAATAGCTAAAGTGATATTTACAAGTTTAATGATTTTGGAGATAGGGGCAGATGAAAATTCTGGTGTTGGCTTGGGAGTTTCCACCCCGTCTAGTGGGAGGAATCGCTCGTCACGTGGCCGAGTTATATCCAGAACTAGTCAAGTTAGGGCATTGTATTCATCTTATTACCGTTGAAATTGATTCTGCCCTTTTTTATGAGGTCGTCGAAGGTATCCACGTCCATCGTGTTCCCGTAGCCACAGGAGACAACTTTTTTCACTGGGTAGTGAATATGAATGAGAGTATGGGACACCACGGGGGGAAATTGATTCTCGAACAAGGTCCTTTTGACATCATTCACGCCCATGATTGGTTGGTGGGAGACGCGGCGATCGCCCTCAAATATCATTTTAAAACCCCTTTAATTGCTACGATTCACGCTACTGAATACGGTCGTTACAACGGTATCCATACCAGAATTCACGATTATATCTCCGGGAAAGAAAAGCTTTTGACTCACAACGCTTGGCGGGTAATCGTCTGCACCAATTATATGCGTCACGAAGTCGAAAAAGTTCTCAACGTTCCCTGGAACAAAATTGATATCATCCATAATGGGATTCGCCCTGAGAAAAAACGACGTTCTCCCGAATTTGATCATGTTGCTTTTCGTCGTCTTTTTGCTCTAGATCATGAGAAAATTGTCTACTATGTGGGTCGCATGACTCATGAAAAAGGCATTTTTGTCTTACTTAACGCGGCTCCTCAAATTCTCTCAGAAATGAAAGGAAGCGTTAAATTTGTGCTGATTGGGGGTGGTAATACTAATAATTTTAAACAGCAAGCTTGGAACTTAGGGATTTGGGATTACTGTTATTTTACGGGTTTTATGTCCGATGAGGATTTAAATAAGTTTCAAACCGTCGCAGATTGCGCTGTTTTTCCCAGTCTCTATGAACCTTTTGGTATTGTAGCTTTAGAAAGCTTTGCTGCTTTAGTTCCTGTAGTAGTGTCTAATGCGGGAGGATTACCAGAGGTAGTTAGTCATGGACAAACCGGGATAGTAACCCAAGCTAATGATGCGGTATCTTTGGCTGGAGGTATTTTAAAGGTGTTAAAAAATCCTGACTTAGCTAAGTCTTTAACGCAAAATGCCTACACTAATCTAATTGCTCGCTTCACTTGGCCCCAATTAGCGAAACAAACGGAAACTGTCTATAGTTTGGTTTTATCAGAGAGGGAAAAAGTAGTATGGTAGAAAATCAAAATAATTATTTAGTTTGGCAAAAAGCGACGGTTTCTCAGACTTTCCTCACCGGAGTTAGAGGGGCGATTCCTTTGGGAAAAGAACAAATAGACTGTTTAATGGGACTAATTCTTTTAACTCAAACAGATGTCAGTAGCTTTTTAGATTTGGGATGTGGTAATGGTATTCTAGGCTCTGCAATTTACCAATCCTATCCCCGTGCTCAGGGAGTGTTTTTGGATCTATCTCCCGCTATGTTAACAGAAGCTGAACGTAATTTGGGGTCAAATGCGGCTAATAGTAAATTTATAGTGAGCAATCTAGCAGAAAGAAATTGGCTCGATAGTATAGCTGATTTTCCCAAGTTTTCAGTAATAGTCTCGGGTTTTGCGATCCATCATTTGAGCGATCGCACCAAACAAGAACTCTACCGAGAGATTTTTAACCTGTTAGCAGATGGGGGAATCTTTCTCAATTTAGAACACGTTGCTTCCCATTCTCATCTGGGTGAGCGCGCTTTTGATCAGTTATTCGTGGACTCACTCTATAGCTTTCATCAACAACGTGGTTCTCAATTATCCAGACAGGAAATAGACGAACAATATTATAATCGCGCTGATAAAGTCGCTAACATTTTAGCTAAAGTAGAATTACAATGTCAATGGTTAGAGGAAATCGGTTTTGTCGACGTGGACTGTTTTTTTAAGCTTTTTGAAATTGCTCTGTTTGGAGGTATTAAACCCTTGGTTAAGGCTAATGTATGACGCAAAGTTTCAAGCACTCTCTGATCCCCTGCGATTGAAAATCATCGATCTACTTCGGGAAGAAGAACTCTGTGTTTGCGAATTGTGTGATGTTTTACACGTACCCCAATCAAAACTCTCTTTTCATCTCAAAATCCTCAAAGAAGCAGAATTACTAACGAGTCGTCAACAGGGTAGATGGGTATACTATAGTTTGAACCTTTGTCAGTTTAGGTTACTAGAGCGATTTCTAAACCAATACTGTACCTCCACAATACAACCGGCTCGTCTGTGTGCTGAAGATTTATGACTGTTAAAACTTTTCCCCTTTCTCCCTTGATTCGCTTGACTCTAATCAGTTTATACTTTGCTCTTACTTTACCCTTACCCTTTTTGAACGATTTTACCGAATCACCCCTACCGACACCTTTACTTTGGGTGGGGATCGTTTTAGGAGCGATCGCTCTTGTCGCTGCTTTGAGTGAAAAAGTAATTCTAGATGAAGAAAAAATACAAGTTAGCTATCCTGATTGGGTCCCTTCCTTTTTTCGTGGGGGTTGGAGTCTATCTTGGTCAGAAATTAAGGAGTTGAAGCTGCGTACTACAGGACAAGGGGGACTAGTTTACTATTTTGTACCCCACCGAGAGGAAAAAGCTTACTTACTACCGATGCGAGTTGCGGGTTTTGCCAAAATGGTCAAAGAGGTAGAAGCGAAAACGGGTATAGACACTACTGATATTCGTCCCATGTCTCAGCCTTGGATGTATCTAATTTTACTATTTTTCACTTTATTGCTACTACTGGTAGATTTGTGGACAATTTCTGTAGCCTTAAATCAGTTGTGATGGCGATGACTATTATTATGGTGTACTCTCGTACCCGCCCAGAGTAATTTCTCTCTAAGAGTCTGATAAAAAGAGTAACTCTGACGTAGAATAATAAAACGAGCGGAGTATTCAGACATACTTATACTTACCCATTGTCCGGGCCAAATCGAAGTAGCCAAAGCCCCATCAGTCCAGAGTTTAGTATTGACTTCATAGTCTCCCAAAGGCCAAATATTGACTAGAGACCGAGGGGGTATGACGATGGAACGACTCGATAAACTCAAAGGACAAATAGGGGTAATAGCGATCGCAGCCATCCCATAGTGCAAAATAGGGCCATTAGCCGAAGCCGTATAACAAGTAGAACCGGTAGGAGTAGCCACCAACAACCCATCCCCGTGATACTGATCCACCACTTCCCCATCTACCTCCATTTCTAAGATAGATGTGGGCATACGGTCAACACTAGCGGGTTTAATACACATTTCGTTTAAACAGAAATATCTTTCGCTGACCACTTCAGGATGATAGCGATCGCCCTCGCAGATTCTAGCCGATAGCATCATGCGCTGTTGCACCGCGTAGCGATCGCCCTGCAATCTTTCCCAAACTGCTGCTGTATCTTGAAACTCTTCAAAAGGTTCGGTCAAGTAGCCCAAATGTCCCCCCACATTCACCGCTAATATGGGGATCTCCTCACAAGCCAATTGACGGGCTGCGCCCAAAACTGTACCATCTCCTCCTAAAACGATAGCTAGGTCAATCTTAGTTGTAGAAGAAGCCATAAACACAGGATAGGGATTATCTTTATAGCCACTCGGTCCCATTAAAACTTTACAGTTAAGAGCTTCTAACTCTTGAGCGCACCGTTCGGCCCAGGTTCGACTCTGAGCATCACCTGATTTATGGGCAATAATAACTTGTTTTAACTCCACGACGATTTCAATCCTTATTTGAGATAATCTTTAATTTCTGAAGCTAAATGGGGAAATTCTTGCAGTAGACTTTGATCAGCGAGGATCATATCGCGATAGTCAAAGCCCGGTGCTACCGCTTCACCCAGTAAACCATAATCGCCACTTTCTAAAAATGCGGCTTTCCAACAGCCTCCTTTGACCACAAGTTGTAAGCGATCGCCCTGATTGAGATTAGCACCGAGTTTAACCCTTTCTAAGAAGCCCTCGGGATGAATAATTAGATAAACAATAGAAGAGCCCGAGTGAAAATAGTGAATAATATCGGAGCGATTTTTATGGAAATGATCGGTGGGGCGATCGCTCGTCAACAAGTAATAGATAGACGTGCAAACATTGCGCAGATTCCCATCTCTATCTGTGGGCATTTCTGCCTCAGATCGGTATGTTTCTGCAAAATAGCCCCCCTCTCTATGTTCTACTAAGTTTAAGGCCGCGATAATTTCTGCTTTGGTCATTTTAGTAACAAATAGTATAAAGTTCCTGGTTCACTCATTCTTCCTGCTCGTTCTCCTGCTTCTGGACCACTACCTATAAACACATCAACACGTCCAGGGCCAGTAATTGCGCCCCCTGTATCTTGATCTAATACGTAGCGAGTGACGCGAGGGTGTTCCCATTGTCCCGTTGATTGACGCTCAGGGATGTGTGTGTGTATCAAAGCTAACGCACCCGGTGGCATTAGGGTTTTATCTGTAGCTATGGAACGTTCGGGGGTTACGGGTACATTAATACTCCCCAAAGGAGGGGCGCCATAAGTCTCTCGAAAGAAAATTAAGCGATTATTCCGCCCAATATATTCATGCATCGCCGCGGGATGATTGCGAAAATAGTTAATCATGATGGGTAAACTCAATTCATTAGCTTGAAAGCGACCATCTTTGACCAATTCTCGACCTAAACTGACGTAGGGGTATTCCGTGCGTCCGGCGTAGCCTACGGTCATGGTTGAGCCGTCGGTTAACTCTAATCTGGCTGAACCTTGGACTTGCACTAAGTAGGCTTCCAGGCGATCGCGCAACCAAACTATCTCATAACCTGTCAGGGGACTTTCTTCCCCCAGTAAACCGTCTTTCCCTTCTAATTCCAGGCGAGTGGGATGGGGTTGTGACCATTGGGAAAAATCAGCGGGTAAAGCGTAAAGAGGGTAGGGATATTCTGGGCTACGCTGACGACTCCCGGGATAAACTGGTTCAAAGTAACCGGTAAATAAAACCCCACCGCGATTATCTCGACCGATCGCTTGATAGAAATCAAATTCCGCTTCTACCGCCCTTTGCAAGTCTTCTGGACTATGAAAAGTTAATAACAACTCCCGAAAACGTTTCAGAGACAGACGCACCCTCTCTAGAGTTATCTCGGTTATAGGGTAATCTTGATAAACTTGGGCCGCTGTAGGAGTCTCTAGATACTTTAAACTGTACTCGATGGCTTGTAGTAAGTCTTGGCGTGATCCTTCGTCCGAGAGTTGCTCATCGCTTCCTAAGGAAAGGGGCTGAATTTTGACCAGTCGCAAAGAAACCGGCGCCGCGGTAACTACTGATTCTGTCAAGCTTTGGGACCCTATAGAGGTAGGATAAGCTAGTAACAAGCCTATTATTAAAGCGATTGTAGCCTTTTTATTCATCTTGGTCTACAGCGCGTTCAACACTACCAAAAAAGATTGGCTCTACCCGAATAGCCAAAATACTAGAGGGGCGTATTACCATATACTCTCCCTGAATGTTTTTAATGGGAACGTTGATAAAATCATCGGATTGAGATTTGGGAATCAAGTGATTGCTGTACCATTGCTGGAATTCCTGAATGGTGGTAAAGCGCACTTCCTCTTGATGGCCCCCAAAAAAGATATGAACCGCGTATTCGTCTGCTTTTCTAGGCATGAAGTGTAGATAAATTAAATTGTTGAAGTAAGGTCTTTAGCGTTGACAACAAGGTTTTATCCAATTCGGCAACACTACTAAAATTTAACTGTTGATGTGGCGCAATGTCAAAAGGAAAGTTTCCCTCTAAGTCTGGTCTGTCCCTTTTTACCAGTAATATCTGTTTAGAACGTTTAGTTTGAAGAGCGTAACCAATTTCCAGACAAACATTGGGATTGGGTAATAAGATCTGCGTTTGTTCCTGTCTTATACTTGTTAGAGGAGAAACATCCGCCACGAATAATAGGCTTTTGCGAATTTTACGCAGTTGAGAATCGCTAACGCGAGTGGGATTATCCCTCCCTCTAATTGCCATTTCCAGACTCAGAGGTAGACGTGAATGAATGTTGAGAGCGTCTATCGCTTTATTTAATACTTCTAACATAGCTTCACGAGCTACAGAATCTTCTGCTTGATGACTAAAAAAAATAATTGGTTCTAAAGCAGATATTAATTCTTGTTTACTAAAGTAAATTTCCTGAGAGATTAGGTCTATGTTGGCGATGCTATAACCACCACTTCCCTCAATGTAAAATTCTACTGTTTCTCCTACTAGATAGCGTTGAAACCAAGCCGATGTCTCAACTTCCTGACTGTCGTCTAAAAAATCAGCTCTCAAACCGGATTTGAGTAGGCTGTTTTTGCTTAAACGAAGATCATGAGGTCGTTTGAGAACATCTGACAAAGGTTCATAATACTCAAGATACCAGGCTTTTAAGGGGATTATTGCCATTTGGCAAGTCTATTTTAAATACACCAAGGTTATCTTAGCAATAATTGCTCACATCTTCACGACATTCTTCTACTAGATAGGAAAGAGCGCGAAAACGTAAAATCATTACTTCTTCATATAGAGGATTTAGTTTACACAGAGGGGGAATCGTCAGAATTGTTTTACCCCATAGTTGAACTTTTCTCGCAAAGGGACATTGAGCGGGGATCAAAGCGCAAATATTTCTAGCTGCTTTAGCATTGCTAATTTCATAGTTATCGAGCCATTGTCTCAGAGGAAATAATAAGTCAATTTTTTTTGTTTTAGTAACTGTTTGCTCTGCTTTTTTCTCCTCTGTTGGATATTGCCAATGCCACAGAATAATTTGTTTTATGGTATAATCTGTCATGTCCATAATAACACTTCCTCACCCATACAGTCAACAGTTTTACTTATTCTTAAATACTTAGTATAAGTTAATCTTTTACTCAGCATTTTCTCAGTTAATACCATTGTTCAGGATCTTATTTTTATAAGTTTCTACTCTAGTAATAACACAAAAATCTCAAAAAGGAGATTAAATTATAGGGATTATTTAAAATAATGAGATGGGTAAAATAACTTAAACGTTGGGGTTGTTGGTTATCACTCATAAAGATTAAGCATAAAATCTTACCTGAGGGGATTTTAAAATAATTACTGTCATGTGATATAATAGGTTTTACTTTGAGCTAAAATAAAGCGATCGCGATTTGAATCCCTTTCTGAATTTTTACCAGAGACTCAGGAAAAATTGCGCCATAGGGACCTTGTTCCAGATAAATTTGGCGAATGTATAGCGCGTTCAATTAAAATCTGAAACAATTGAGTATATCTGTTAATGATTAGCTGAACCGATTTGTTCTGTTTTTGTTGACATTTCTTTCTCGTGCGATCGCAGTCTCTCTAGCTTTACGCCCAATTGTTAGGCTGTGTCGCCCTTTGTAGCTTGCGGCATCGTCTCAATTAAGGCTCTCAACACCTGATTGACAGACTCTGGCGTTGTAAAAACTTGAGCAACATCTTCATCTAAAACTACAACTTTTAGCAACTGTCTTCCACCACCACCAGCAAAGCGGTTGGGCTTTGCCTTCTGATAATCAAAGTTGTATTCAGCTAGAAGCTCATCATCTGAATCGTGGGATTCCTCAAAAGGCGTTTTGCTCATAATCTTCACGTTCCCGGAGAGTGGCTAAACGGGCACTGATAATACGAATGGCGCTAGGACGTTCGGTAAAAGAAACCAACAGCAAGCGATTGCTCCGGGAGTGCCCGATAATAATCTCTCGCCGCTCACCAACTGAGTGAGCTTCATCGTCAAAAATAACTGCCAGCACATTATCAAAGACGGTCTTAGCTTCTTCAAAGCTGACGCCGTGCTTCTTCAAGTTAGCCGCTGCCTTTGACTCATTCCACTCACACTCCATACCCGGATCATAGCATGTCCGGCGTGGTTCAATCTAGGTAACACTCTAACAGGGGCTCAACGGTAGTATTGGAAAGATTATCTGGAAGTAATTGAGAATCTATAGTGACGGAAATACGTTGTTTAGTACTTGATTGGGTCATCAAAAATTACAGCAAAGTTAATTACTGGTTTTAGCTTGATCTTAACTTTAAAAAGTCTTCCATCGCTAGTACCATTTTCCCAGGCCAACGGCGCACGTTTGCTACCCAATCTAAGTCTTTATAGCGCGAATCTAAACCTATGGTCGCTACCCAATTACTTTCGGCTTCTCCCTGTAGTCCTTGAGACCAAAGTGCAGCGGTTAAAGCTGCTCTAGCATCGGCAAAAAATGGGTACTTACGCACGATATTACGCAGATCTTGTAAAGCTTGATCGCTTTCTCCTAATTGGTACTGTACTAAAGCCGCGTTAATCCTGGCGAGGGCGAACCTGGGATCTAGTTCTGCTGCTTTTTGGTAGTCAGCGAGGGCTTCTTGCCAATGTTCTAGTCCGGTTTCGGCGTTACCTCGGTTATTATAGCCCATGGCGTCTTCTGGTTGAATCTTCAGCAACTGGTTATAGTCAGCGATCGCTTCTGTATATTTCCCCTGGGCTTCTAAAACTGCTCCCCGATTTAAATAGGTATCGGGCGCGTCGGGGGCTATGTTAATCGCTTGATTATAATCTGATAAGGCTTCTGGGAGT
Proteins encoded in this window:
- a CDS encoding trans-aconitate 2-methyltransferase, with protein sequence MVENQNNYLVWQKATVSQTFLTGVRGAIPLGKEQIDCLMGLILLTQTDVSSFLDLGCGNGILGSAIYQSYPRAQGVFLDLSPAMLTEAERNLGSNAANSKFIVSNLAERNWLDSIADFPKFSVIVSGFAIHHLSDRTKQELYREIFNLLADGGIFLNLEHVASHSHLGERAFDQLFVDSLYSFHQQRGSQLSRQEIDEQYYNRADKVANILAKVELQCQWLEEIGFVDVDCFFKLFEIALFGGIKPLVKANV
- a CDS encoding NAD(+) kinase, which codes for MELKQVIIAHKSGDAQSRTWAERCAQELEALNCKVLMGPSGYKDNPYPVFMASSTTKIDLAIVLGGDGTVLGAARQLACEEIPILAVNVGGHLGYLTEPFEEFQDTAAVWERLQGDRYAVQQRMMLSARICEGDRYHPEVVSERYFCLNEMCIKPASVDRMPTSILEMEVDGEVVDQYHGDGLLVATPTGSTCYTASANGPILHYGMAAIAITPICPLSLSSRSIVIPPRSLVNIWPLGDYEVNTKLWTDGALATSIWPGQWVSISMSEYSARFIILRQSYSFYQTLREKLLWAGTRVHHNNSHRHHN
- a CDS encoding cupin domain-containing protein; this translates as MTKAEIIAALNLVEHREGGYFAETYRSEAEMPTDRDGNLRNVCTSIYYLLTSDRPTDHFHKNRSDIIHYFHSGSSIVYLIIHPEGFLERVKLGANLNQGDRLQLVVKGGCWKAAFLESGDYGLLGEAVAPGFDYRDMILADQSLLQEFPHLASEIKDYLK
- a CDS encoding GTP-binding protein, with the protein product MTNPGENHLNQARASLQQALSWYSSFRRHWNYPPNAQLQAAVREDLQTLKFSLDKLDQTLIKIATFGLVSRGKSAVVNALVGQKILATGPLHGVTQWPKSVRWTPSSGKVQVELIDTPGLDEIAGEARADMAREVASEADLILFVVAGDITRTEYQALSELRRAQKPLILVFNKIDLYPEQDQESILAQLQQLGSVVPDAIVRVAAEPQPIPVRVEWPDGRITQDWETPPVQISELREKILAILNQQGRSLLALNALFQAREAEINIATKTLEIRQSEAETIIGNYAKYKALGVAINPVPFLDVLGGTLADLVLIRSLARLYGLPITNYETGKLWKTIFTSTGGLLLGEIITSTVLGVSKISAWTNPTDFTIYTGTALTQAAIAGYGSYIVGKATQAYLQQGCSWGPLGPSTVIQDILAQIEPDSIIASLTN
- a CDS encoding Mo-dependent nitrogenase C-terminal domain-containing protein gives rise to the protein MDMTDYTIKQIILWHWQYPTEEKKAEQTVTKTKKIDLLFPLRQWLDNYEISNAKAARNICALIPAQCPFARKVQLWGKTILTIPPLCKLNPLYEEVMILRFRALSYLVEECREDVSNYC
- a CDS encoding helix-turn-helix transcriptional regulator, whose product is MYDAKFQALSDPLRLKIIDLLREEELCVCELCDVLHVPQSKLSFHLKILKEAELLTSRQQGRWVYYSLNLCQFRLLERFLNQYCTSTIQPARLCAEDL
- a CDS encoding tetratricopeptide repeat protein; the protein is MLHNIFSILFSILFLFGTTIEQGDALNQKALRAMEAGNFNQAEQYWSELIQEFPENPAIWSNRGLARIGQNKLPEALSDYNQAINIAPDAPDTYLNRGAVLEAQGKYTEAIADYNQLLKIQPEDAMGYNNRGNAETGLEHWQEALADYQKAAELDPRFALARINAALVQYQLGESDQALQDLRNIVRKYPFFADARAALTAALWSQGLQGEAESNWVATIGLDSRYKDLDWVANVRRWPGKMVLAMEDFLKLRSS
- a CDS encoding RNA-guided endonuclease TnpB family protein — encoded protein: AKRSDDRTWLKDVSSIPLQQSLKDLDTAFQNFFSSCNGTRKGPKLKHPKFKKRKSAQSARFTKSGFKFKENKIYLAKIGYLKCIWSRHLPSVPTSVTLIKDAADRYFLSCVVEINPVKLPENTESVGIDLGILDFATLSNGEKIKAPKPLKARLRKLKKLQRKLSKKQKGSNRRERARKRVAKLHAKIKDVRTDFLHKFSTKLIRENQTVVLEDLNTAGMVKNRKLSRAISDLGWRAFRQMLEAKAEMYGRDFRVISRWEPTSQRCSNCGEIGGKKELSVREWTCLYCGAHHDRDVNAAINIKVAGGHLETLNGRGGKRKTKANLAAPDEASTTFKPVQLSLF
- a CDS encoding murein transglycosylase A: MNKKATIALIIGLLLAYPTSIGSQSLTESVVTAAPVSLRLVKIQPLSLGSDEQLSDEGSRQDLLQAIEYSLKYLETPTAAQVYQDYPITEITLERVRLSLKRFRELLLTFHSPEDLQRAVEAEFDFYQAIGRDNRGGVLFTGYFEPVYPGSRQRSPEYPYPLYALPADFSQWSQPHPTRLELEGKDGLLGEESPLTGYEIVWLRDRLEAYLVQVQGSARLELTDGSTMTVGYAGRTEYPYVSLGRELVKDGRFQANELSLPIMINYFRNHPAAMHEYIGRNNRLIFFRETYGAPPLGSINVPVTPERSIATDKTLMPPGALALIHTHIPERQSTGQWEHPRVTRYVLDQDTGGAITGPGRVDVFIGSGPEAGERAGRMSEPGTLYYLLLK
- a CDS encoding glycosyltransferase family 4 protein: MKILVLAWEFPPRLVGGIARHVAELYPELVKLGHCIHLITVEIDSALFYEVVEGIHVHRVPVATGDNFFHWVVNMNESMGHHGGKLILEQGPFDIIHAHDWLVGDAAIALKYHFKTPLIATIHATEYGRYNGIHTRIHDYISGKEKLLTHNAWRVIVCTNYMRHEVEKVLNVPWNKIDIIHNGIRPEKKRRSPEFDHVAFRRLFALDHEKIVYYVGRMTHEKGIFVLLNAAPQILSEMKGSVKFVLIGGGNTNNFKQQAWNLGIWDYCYFTGFMSDEDLNKFQTVADCAVFPSLYEPFGIVALESFAALVPVVVSNAGGLPEVVSHGQTGIVTQANDAVSLAGGILKVLKNPDLAKSLTQNAYTNLIARFTWPQLAKQTETVYSLVLSEREKVVW
- a CDS encoding BrnT family toxin, which codes for MECEWNESKAAANLKKHGVSFEEAKTVFDNVLAVIFDDEAHSVGERREIIIGHSRSNRLLLVSFTERPSAIRIISARLATLREREDYEQNAF